In Anticarsia gemmatalis isolate Benzon Research Colony breed Stoneville strain chromosome 4, ilAntGemm2 primary, whole genome shotgun sequence, one DNA window encodes the following:
- the LOC142972639 gene encoding carbonyl reductase [NADPH] 1-like yields the protein MGHVALVVGASSNLGYQVLKKLTEVYHGKIYFTTEDETGFNILKNLERDGLDLNYIQMDVTYTKSIIKLRHFIQDLDERIDLIINVTDYVPEKKISHVELVRRTLSVNFYGYINFGKLVYPLLTDNARVINVSGPAGLLATIENEAIRKRISDPSLTEDELVAVMQDYEHAVKRGSEKTEGWGLSVQAVSKVSLNAVTFLQHREWADKGIVINCVNPGNLSSKESRKSAKMFEEGAKAILYLAFEAPLSLKGNFVWSNYSVIEWNSDPYVEVTTV from the coding sequence ATGGGGCACGTCGCACTTGTCGTCGGCGCCTCCAGCAACCTCGGCTACCAAGTACTCAAGAAACTAACAGAAGTATACCATGGAAAGATATACTTCACTACCGAAGATGAGACCGGCTTCAACATACTCAAAAACCTGGAAAGAGACGGTCTTGATTTAAACTACATACAAATGGACGTGACTTATACGAAGAGCATCATCAAATTGAGACATTTTATCCAGGATTTGGACGAACGGATAGACCTGATCATCAACGTGACGGATTACGTGCCAGAGAAGAAAATATCACACGTGGAATTAGTACGAAGAACGCTCAGTGTTAATTTCTATGGATATATAAATTTTGGGAAGCTTGTATACCCTTTATTAACTGACAATGCAAGAGTTATAAACGTGTCTGGACCGGCCGGTCTTCTCGCTACGATAGAAAATGAAGCTATCAGAAAAAGAATTAGTGACCCAAGTTTGACTGAAGATGAATTGGTTGCTGTTATGCAAGACTACGAACATGCCGTCAAACGAGGGTCGGAGAAGACCGAAGGATGGGGCTTAAGTGTTCAAGCAGTGAGTAAGGTGTCTTTAAACGCTGTCACATTTCTTCAGCATAGAGAATGGGCGGATAAAGGCATAGTGATCAACTGTGTTAACCCTGGAAACCTAAGCAGTAAAGAGAGTAGAAAATCAGCAAAAATGTTCGAAGAAGGTGCCAAGGCGATTCTTTATTTGGCCTTTGAGGCGCCACTGTCGCTAAAAGGTAATTTCGTGTGGAGCAATTATTCTGTGATTGAGTGGAATTCGGATCCTTATGTGGAGGTGACGACGGTATAA